In one window of bacterium DNA:
- a CDS encoding Rpn family recombination-promoting nuclease/putative transposase, whose amino-acid sequence MERLNPHDSFFKEIFSNKENASNFINSILPDALKKNLDLSTLEFGRGYSVYLQ is encoded by the coding sequence ATGGAGAGATTAAATCCACATGACAGTTTCTTCAAAGAGATATTTTCAAACAAAGAGAATGCCTCTAATTTTATCAACAGCATTTTACCCGATGCTCTGAAGAAAAACCTTGATTTATCAACCCTGGAATTTGGAAGGGGTTATTCGGTATATTTACAGTAA